The genome window TCAGGATGGAGGAggtatcattttcttttttggaaagCAGGTATTCAGCATCCAAATGTGTTTGTCAAAGGCAGATTGCTGTGTggaattttttcccttttaaagTGAACTGGTGGATTTGGAAATTCCCTGATTTCCGTGCTACTAAGGAAGTAATCCAAGGAAAGTGAAGTTCCAATAGTAAATTTCTTCTTTGCTCTGTGTACGCTAGAGCTTGCTTCTAGTGTGTCCAAATCATGCAGTTGGTGCAGGAGGAAGTGTAGGATTTGAGATGAGAGCATCTTTGGAGTAATGTTATTATTCTTATAGCTGAACATAGGTTGTTTTTCAGGAAATATGTTTTTTCTGGCATAAAATTAAATGGCTCGGACAATGAGATCCGGATGTGTGTGTATCCCGTGGATAAGTTTAAAACTAGGAAATCTCTTTCTGTAGTGAATAAATATAAGGTTCAGAGCTTTGTATATCGCTTCAAAAGTCTAGTTGCTTTGTATGTAAAAGGCCTTCAGTGAATTCCTTCAATATTTGTCACGGTATTTGGGCCTTTATTTAGTACAGTTTGTTGCTGATTGAATTCTGAGACTGAAGAAATTATCATGTCTCAGAGATGGTAAGGTCTGGAGAATTAAGCTGTTCTATTGATTTGTCGGACTTAGTAAAAGGAGCCTGATAGTATCAGGAATATAAATAATTGCCTTCCATTTTTTCTGTCACAAATTCTTCTCTAGCTCCTCCACCTATTCTTTCTTTTACTTTGCTTATAAAGACCACTTGACACCTGATCTATAAATGTCAAATGAAAAGTATTTGGAAATGGCAAATAGACTTTTTTCTTTGAAGTTGGAAATGGCAAATAGActtagtttattttttttgatatgTGCACTGCATAACATGTCATTTTAAACTTCAAAGAAAGTGAAACAAATTATATAACTGCTcagaaaataattttattttgctttagGTTATTCATTCTACTTATTGTTGtttgcttttgatttgtaaGGTTCGCCATCAAGGACATGTACTAAGAGATGGAGAAGATGAATGTCGGTGCACTTTTATTCTATGCTGGCTGCATGGTCCAAGATCTGGCAAATTGACAATTGTTAATATTGCAAACATATGCACCATCCAAGTTGCTGCTCCAGCTGACCTTAGTATAGTTTCCTTTGCAAAATTTGCAAAGCAGAATGTGCAAATAGCTTGCTCCAAATCCTGCATAGTCTCTACTTCAACAGGCAGAGGTCCATCAAAACATAAAGAAGTCATTTGCTTGTCTTCCAGTGTGAAGTCTTCAGCCAAAAGCAGATCACAGGCAAGTAGCTTGCTATGCTTTCATGCAAACTGTGTGTCTGCATAGGAGCTTGAAGCGTTCGCTGACAAGTTTACTTGGGTTGCAGGATGATGATGCGGTTGAGAGTTTCTGTGGCAATAGAGCGAAAGATGAAGGTGTGTTTAACTTGAATCAGATAATAATGTTTACCTATTTGAAGTTTATTTACTCTTTTATGTTTGGGCATCAGAAAGAGTCAGCCTCGGTGCCGATGTTGATGAAGATAAGGGAGGATATGACACTGCTGAATCTGGTCGTCTCCATTACATATTGATTGACAATTTGGAGAATGATCTATCAGCATCATCAATTAGGCGATTCATTCATGAAAATACCTCTGTTTCACCTCAAGCATACCTGTTTCCAAGTCGATTATCAGTGCCTTCTGCTAGTGGAGCTATTGCTTCAACTTCCAAAAAGAGTCTTGATCAGATTTATGAGTTTTTAATCAATCCTAGCCACTTGATTGTTTCTGCTAGGGGAAGGTATAGTGCATATTGTCTGCTCAAAGCTTTAATTGAAAACtggtttcttcttttctttcaacACTGGAAATGTTTCCATCATTCTGTTCTTTTCCATATTCATTTAGATTCTTATGATTGATATTAGTCTGGTTCCATACATACATAGATTTGTTTTGGCTTCTTTATGCAGTCAGATATTCAGATAGAGACCTGTGTCTTACAATGTATACAATGTATTGTTCCTGTTTCTATTAACTTTTATGTTACAAGTCATCTACCTTCAAAAGGTAAGTGGGTTGGACACAAGATTTAGGTTCAATTTTATGTACATGCATAATGGTACCTTACACCATGGTAATTTGTTTTGCTTGCAGTTTCTCAAAAGTAAGAAGGTAATTACTAAAACTTTTCTGGAAATAAAGCTAAATGGCTGAAAGTATTATGtcggctctgtttggattgttgTTTTTGGATGTTTTCAGAAAATTTGTAATGTAGCATCTTTACTGATAAATGCTTGTGCGAGACAAAGAAAATGTGGTTGTAAACGTGTTTGAAGTGTTCCAAAAACATGTTTCTGAAGAAAATCCTAAAGAAACAGAGCTGtgattttcatgattaatttaGCCCCAAATTCCTAAAGCAACAGCTACCCTCGTCCTATTTGGCAATTTGTGGACATTACCTCAAACTAAATATCTTAATCATGTTGGTATGTATTAGGTTAGGACATGTGTTGTACATGAGACGTTATCTTTTGTGGATAAGCTTTGCTGTTTCAAAGTAGAACTCAATGGGTTTAAGTTGGAAAGAAAATGTGGCTGATTTGCAGTCTTTTGGATAAGACCTCAGGAAAGAATATTCATGCCTTTCAGCAGCATTTGAGAAAATTCAGATATCGCTTTCTAAAAACTGAAGCTTAAGACATGAGTATTTGCCAACTGACAGGCTAGACGATTATTATCTGGCTAAGCCTGTACTTAAATAAATTAACTTGTGTGTGTACTATGCTTCAAGTTCCAATCTGTTCATTCTCTTTTCCTTATTCGGACAATTGGATGACTTAACAAGATTTATGCTGCTTATGGAGGGCAGGTTGCATAGAATGCTAGAGAAGCCTAAAAAAGACAGCTTGAAATAGAAATTTCAGAAAGGTTGAAATTAGATGCTTGTGGGTCCTGTCCCTTAATAAACTTGGCATGAATACCATTAGGTTCTGTTGACTTTTGCTAGGAAAGATTGTAAAGGATATAACTAGGGGGTACAGAGTCATGTgacattttgtggtttataaATATATTGTGGATATCCTGTTGTTGGTTTGCACATACATTTCACTGGCTGAGTATGTGATTCCTGCACTAGTGTATTGAATGGCAAAGCCATTATCTTTTTCCAGGCCATGGGTTATAGGAAAGATGGTGTTGAGTGGAGCATTTCAAGCAACTCTAGGCAGCTTGCCTGATGAATCCCAGGTATGATTGCTGCCGATTTacattttgaaatttggaaggaaaagaCAATCGAAAGTACGTAACAATTCACCTGTCATCAGTTGTATATTTGCTGTTTGAAAAATCAGAGTTAGAAGGCATTTTGAACTGTTAATCTAAGAAGCAATGAGATAATTCTGAAGAGTATTTAGGAGAATGACATGTTGGAGAATCATGGTAGTGTGGTATAGCTAGAATGACTTTGAGGTAAGACACCACCAAAAACTGACGAAGATATAACTTCTGTCATCCTGTTCTCTCCTCCATAGTGTATTGGGTAATAGCAAGATCTTGGCTTGTGAGGCCATAAATCTCTTCCTACACTATTCATCTTGGCGATgatgatttttgatgatttacGGCATGTTTGGTGGAAGCCCATTCTTATTAAATACACTGTCAGGAATGGAGAGTGAAAGAGGAAGCAGATAAGATGAGATTGAAATCAATCAATCACCCCCAAAATCAAGCTATCATAATTAGGCTATCTAATTACTATAAATTAAGCTAATGTATCTAGATATATTCAACAAGCTAGAGCTAAGATTACTTCTTTATTCGACTTGGTGATGGCTTTATCCCATATCACTTTAAGACATTGTGATGTAACCAACTCAACCTTCTGGTTTGACTTGCCTTACGA of Coffea arabica cultivar ET-39 chromosome 5c, Coffea Arabica ET-39 HiFi, whole genome shotgun sequence contains these proteins:
- the LOC113688163 gene encoding uncharacterized protein isoform X1, whose amino-acid sequence is MADVMHEGHNTTGDYDIEYRSKDDDAWYSARVILDNDKKSLVVKFEGFSEASDLKFRADEFENQAAVDEFVKRFRSVSEQLQDRDCYQLVKGKKVCAALSFGLDDLRYYDAVVDDVRHQGHVLRDGEDECRCTFILCWLHGPRSGKLTIVNIANICTIQVAAPADLSIVSFAKFAKQNVQIACSKSCIVSTSTGRGPSKHKEVICLSSSVKSSAKSRSQDDDAVESFCGNRAKDEERVSLGADVDEDKGGYDTAESGRLHYILIDNLENDLSASSIRRFIHENTSVSPQAYLFPSRLSVPSASGAIASTSKKSLDQIYEFLINPSHLIVSARGRPWVIGKMVLSGAFQATLGSLPDESQDEFKKERLIKELQVVPSGTEAYKTAKQLRDLYIDFVNHEKLLYKRLAFEESRILKSSSSVETRNGHKRANACKYLNLCNLFAVD
- the LOC113688163 gene encoding uncharacterized protein isoform X2, which codes for MADVMHEGHNTTGDYDIEYRSKDDDAWYSARVILDNDKKSLVVKFEGFSEASDLKFRADEFENQAAVDEFVKRFRSVSEQLQDRDCYQLVKGKKVCAALSFGLDDLRYYDAVVDDVRHQGHVLRDGEDECRCTFILCWLHGPRSGKLTIVNIANICTIQVAAPADLSIVSFAKFAKQNVQIACSKSCIVSTSTGRGPSKHKEVICLSSSVKSSAKSRSQDDDAVESFCGNRAKDEERVSLGADVDEDKGGYDTAESGRLHYILIDNLENDLSASSIRRFIHENTSVSPQAYLFPSRLSVPSASGAIASTSKKSLDQIYEFLINPSHLIVSARGRPWVIGKMVLSGAFQATLGSLPDESQDEFKKERLIKELQVVPSGTEAYKTAKQLRDLYIDFVNHEKLLYKRLAFEESRILKSSSSVETRNGHKRANACEGC
- the LOC113688163 gene encoding uncharacterized protein isoform X4, which encodes MADVMHEGHNTTGDYDIEYRSKDDDAWYSARVILDNDKKSLVVKFEGFSEASDLKFRADEFENQAAVDEFVKRFRSVSEQLQDRDCYQLVKGKKVCAALSFGLDDLRYYDAVVDDVRHQGHVLRDGEDECRCTFILCWLHGPRSGKLTIVNIANICTIQVAAPADLSIVSFAKFAKQNVQIACSKSCIVSTSTGRGPSKHKEVICLSSSVKSSAKSRSQDDDAVESFCGNRAKDEERVSLGADVDEDKGGYDTAESGRLHYILIDNLENDLSASSIRRFIHENTSVSPQAYLFPSRLSVPSASGAIASTSKKSLDQIYEFLINPSHLIVSARGRPWVIGKMVLSGAFQATLGSLPDESQLPLLPEYYSPCFDSALENFLCEEIDLL
- the LOC113688163 gene encoding uncharacterized protein isoform X3 codes for the protein MADVMHEGHNTTGDYDIEYRSKDDDAWYSARVILDNDKKSLVVKFEGFSEASDLKFRADEFENQAAVDEFVKRFRSVSEQLQDRDCYQLVKGKKVCAALSFGLDDLRYYDAVVDDVRHQGHVLRDGEDECRCTFILCWLHGPRSGKLTIVNIANICTIQVAAPADLSIVSFAKFAKQNVQIACSKSCIVSTSTGRGPSKHKEVICLSSSVKSSAKSRSQDDDAVESFCGNRAKDEERVSLGADVDEDKGGYDTAESGRLHYILIDNLENDLSASSIRRFIHENTSVSPQAYLFPSRLSVPSASGAIASTSKKSLDQIYEFLINPSHLIVSARGRPWVIGKMVLSGAFQATLGSLPDESQDEFKKERLIKELQVVPSGTEAYKTAKQLRDLYIDFVNHEKLLYKRLAFEESRILKSSSSVETRNGEGC
- the LOC113688163 gene encoding uncharacterized protein isoform X5, producing the protein MADVMHEGHNTTGDYDIEYRSKDDDAWYSARVILDNDKKSLVVKFEGFSEASDLKFRADEFENQAAVDEFVKRFRSVSEQLQDRDCYQLVKGKKVCAALSFGLDDLRYYDAVVDDVRHQGHVLRDGEDECRCTFILCWLHGPRSGKLTIVNIANICTIQVAAPADLSIVSFAKFAKQNVQIACSKSCIVSTSTGRGPSKHKEVICLSSSVKSSAKSRSQDDDAVESFCGNRAKDEERVSLGADVDEDKGGYDTAESGRLHYILIDNLENDLSASSIRRFIHENTSVSPQAYLFPSRLSVPSASGAIASTSKKSLDQIYEFLINPSHLIVSARGRPWVIGKMVLSGAFQATLGSLPDESQVKDANCCCRFT